The DNA sequence GTGTTCACCATTTTTTATTTTTTCCCGGAAATCAATAATTGCTTTGTTATCTTCTAATTTTACCTTTAGAATTTTCTTGCACCACCTAGTTTGTTTTTAAAGTACTTCTGCGGAAACTACCTCCGAGACCTTCTTGTTTTCCTACCTATTTTAAAAGCAACAATCTTTGAGAAGTCCGCCTATTCAGAAATCTATCACTTGACTTGAGGGGATTGGTTTACTAAAAAGTATCCTTGTATAACATCACAAGCAGACTTTTTTACAATAGATAACTGCTTATACGTTTCTACCCCCTCTGCGATGACATTCAAATTCAAATCATGTGCTAGTGTTGTTATTGCAGACGTTAATGCCTTGCTACTTGGATTAGTATCAATATCAAAAATGAAAGAACGATCTATTTTTAATGTATTTACGGGTAATTTCTGTAGATAACTTAACGAAGAATAACCAGTTCCAAAGTCATCAATTGAAATTTGAACTCCGATCTCCTTTAGCTGTTTCAGTACTGAAATAGCCGACTCAACATCATGAATAACCATGCCTTCTGTTATCTCAAGCTCTAGTAAATTTGGGCTAATTTTTGTTTTTTCGATCACAGACCTTACCTTTTCTGTAAAACCCCTCTGTAAAAATTGTTGAGCTGATACATTGACGGCAACATGCAAGGTAGGAAATCCCGCTTTTTCCCATTGCTTAATTTCCTCGCAAGCACTTTCTAAGACCCAGTCCCCAATTCGTAACATTAAACCTGTCTCCTCTGCAATTGGAATAAAATCAGAAGGGGGGATTAGTCCTAAGTCAGGATGCTTCCAGCGTAATAGTGCTTCAAAACCGATAATTTTATTTTCTTTTAAATCTAACTGGGGCTGATAATGTAACGACAGTTCATTCTTATCTAGAGCTTTTCGTAAATGGTTTTCTATTATTAACCTTTCAAAGGCACAGGCATTCCCCTCGACATTCGCTTTTTCATATTGATTCCTCCCCTTCTTTTTTGCACGGTACATAGCAGCATCTGCATTTGTAATTAATACCTCGACTTCATCACCATCATAAGGATATAAGCTCATTCCAATACTCGTCGTGATATGAATTTCAATGTCATTTAAGTGAAA is a window from the Anaerobacillus sp. CMMVII genome containing:
- a CDS encoding GGDEF and EAL domain-containing protein; this encodes MVTADARDIYKSALQQLHDGVLIIDLNGIIQFTNLAFLNMSGYHEAGVIHADVKKFIELPLHQSWEGKIILSSENGAQSSVHLTISAVKESIGGETYKILVFKSIKTDNLDPLTMLPNRILLHQELEKILAQSERDHDIFAILFLDLDRFKFVNDTLGHSYGDLLLLQASQRLRANLDKKHIVARMGGDEFICILRDLKSEEDAEKITKIILGEFSNPFHLNDIEIHITTSIGMSLYPYDGDEVEVLITNADAAMYRAKKKGRNQYEKANVEGNACAFERLIIENHLRKALDKNELSLHYQPQLDLKENKIIGFEALLRWKHPDLGLIPPSDFIPIAEETGLMLRIGDWVLESACEEIKQWEKAGFPTLHVAVNVSAQQFLQRGFTEKVRSVIEKTKISPNLLELEITEGMVIHDVESAISVLKQLKEIGVQISIDDFGTGYSSLSYLQKLPVNTLKIDRSFIFDIDTNPSSKALTSAITTLAHDLNLNVIAEGVETYKQLSIVKKSACDVIQGYFLVNQSPQVK